The following proteins come from a genomic window of Schistocerca gregaria isolate iqSchGreg1 chromosome X, iqSchGreg1.2, whole genome shotgun sequence:
- the LOC126297441 gene encoding uncharacterized protein LOC126297441: MSQAPLLTRMVGSFSIQQVLVDQVQVLSKQSDQLLKTMATSSPPSKRPGLQSGKRDTFTRSSSFVRLKQFPAYLCTRSCDAFPNVLLFLSTALTFIQGYTQQLSVLYKKYGISVSLCGALIVLLGQVIGCCMGLVLGSKPPGLIFLLCCIIFIAVIGYQICLQTKVVRIRHRKLKTH; the protein is encoded by the exons GATGGTGGGATCATTTTCTATTCAGCAAGTGCTGGTAGACCAGGTGCAGGTGCTAAGCAAGCAGTCGGATCAATTGCTGAAGACAATGGCAACTTCATCACCACCTTCTAAACGACCTG GACTTCAGAGTGGAAAAAGAGATACTTTCACCCGCAGTAGTTCTTTCGTCCGCCTGAAGCAGTTTCCTGCATACTTGTGCACAAGAAGCTGTGATGCTTTCCCCAATGTGCTTTTGTTCCTTAGCACTGCACTTACATTTATTCAGGGCTATACACAACAGCTTTCTGTGCTTTACAAGAAGTATGGAATTTCAGTATCGTTATGTGGTGCCCTGATTGTCTTACTGGGTCAAGTTATTGGGTGTTGTATGGGTCTTGTTCTGGGCAGCAAGCCACCTGGATTAATTTTCTTGCTGTGTTGCATTATTTTCATAGCTGTAATAGGTTACCAGATCTGTTTGCAGACAAAAGTTGTGAGAATAAGGCACAGGAAATTGAAAACACATTGA